The genomic DNA CCACACCCCCAAGGTCCCCAGGAGCCAAACCCCAACCCCACCCCGGCTTCTTGAGGACCAAGAACAGCTCTACAGCACCATTCTTAGTCACCAGGTAAGGCAAACATACCCCCCCACACTGCCGCTTGCATTGTTTCAGCCCTAACTtagtctttttattattattattattattattattattattattattattattggggttttttttcgagacagggtttctctgtgtagctttggagcctgtcctgtctctcgctctggagaccaggctggcctcgaactcacagagatcctcctgcctctgcctcccgagtgctgggattaaaggcgtgcgccaccacctgaaGTTAGGCTTCAGCCCTAACTTCTTCCTCCCCAAAACATATGTCTCTTGGCCAGCCTCTGCTCCCCTCAACACCTACTGCCCTAGACCAACCCTGGCCCTCTTACCCAAAGCCACCACCGACCACCAAggctctcctctccctctgcatGTCTAGTGCCAGCGGATGGAAGCCCAGCGGTCAGAGCCGCCCCTGCCCCCCGGGGGACAGGAGCTCCTGGAGTTGCTGCTGAGAGTTCAGGGTGGAGGGCGAATGGAGGAGCAAAGATCCCGGCCCCCTACACACACCTGCTGAGACCTGAGCTCCCAACCAGCCCCTTCTCTCAGGGACTCAAAGCTGGGCCACCCCCGCAAGCCTTCAACCCTGCGTGGCAGGGGTGCCAGAGACTGAAGACCCATTTTCCCAGGGAACTGGACAGGGGGCAAGTACCCTAACCTTGAAAACGAGCAAGGTAGGGTGGACACGACTCCCCAAGACCGTTCAAGAGTCTCTATCCTGAGCTGTCAAGCTACTCAACGGGGTGTGAGGACTGAGGCCTGCCCCTCCTGCCTAGCaagaaaaaggggaaagattAAGACAACCGCCCAGCACTGGCACCCCAAGCCCCAAGGCCGAGGAGCCCAGAGGCCCTGAAGCGAACCTCAGCCCCACCCACacaccctgctgctgctgctgctgagtctGCCCGATGTGTTGGTTGTGTGAATAAACTTAATTCCCCTCTGCACTGAAGACTGGTATCTGGGGGTGGGTGGCTGGGTGTGCAAGGTGGGTCGGTGAGGCCTGGGGCAGCCGCTCTCCGCGAGCTGGCCGGAGGCCAAGTCCCCTCCCTGGCTGGTTAATTACTGGCTCATTAAGCAGCGGCTGGAGACCTCCCTAATCATCCCCCCAGCCCCCAGTCTCCCGGTTTTAATTAAGTCGAACAGGGAGGGGAGTCATTAGAACAAGAAATATGAACCGAGCCGTCGGAGAGCATTCCAGCGGCCGGAGTCCGCGCCACCCCGACGGTGGGCTCGGAACCCGGGTGGCCCACGCCGCCCCcggccccgccccgccccgcccggCTCCGCCCCGCCTGGCTCGGCTCGCACGCTCGCACGCTCGCGCCGCCGCCCGCCCCggggccagcctggcctctcCCGCCCGGGCCGCCCGGCCGCTCCCCGCCTCCacccgccgccgccgccgccgccgccggcCGCCCGCCGCCCGGCCTGCGTGTCCCCGCCCCCGGCTCCTCCCcgttcctcccctcctcccctcctcttcctcccgctcccctcccccagccgcCTCCCTCGCTccccctgctccctcctccctcctctcgcACACACACCCCCGCTTgggcctcctctctctctctctctccggcTCCATTTTCTCCGCCGCCGGGGGCCGGGGTCTCCTGTGGGGGTGCCCAGGCGGCACCCCAGGCCTCCCCTCCAGCGCCGGGGTGAACCCCCGGAGGGAGCCGGGAGGCGGGTTGCCGGGCGGGGTTGGGGCGGAGGGAGCAGCGGCCCCGGCGAGTTTGGGGGGGAAGTCGCCGGCGGCGGGAGGGGCGAGCAGGGAGGGGGCCTCAGGGCCCCCCCCAGCGATGGACGAGCGGCTGCTGGGGCCGCCCCCTCCGGGCGGGGGCCGGGGGGGCCTGGGGCTGGTGGGTGGGGAGCCCGGGGGCCCTGGCGAGCCTCCCGGTGCCGGAGACCCcggtgggggaggtgggggggtcCCGGGAGGCCGAGGGAAGCAAGACATCGGGGACATTCTGCAACAGATAATGACCATCACCGACCAGAGCCTGGACGAGGCCCAGGCCAAGTGAGTGCCCCCACCCCGGGACCCCGCTCACAGCGCTGGGTCCGCTgcaagccccctcccccagggccCGCTCTCGACCCGGCAACTCTTTCTTTCCTTAGTTCTAGTGGTCTCTCCAAGCCGGCTTTGCTCCTAGGCCCTAAACCTCACACAGGGAACCCTAGCTGGCCTCACTCTCTCCTAACCTCTTGCTGACCCCTACACTCCACACCGGCCCCTCTCCTGGCTCCCAGACTCAGAAACTGTCAGCCCACCCGTCTGCGCTAACTATCCAGCTAGCCCACCGCCCCTTTCTCTGGGGATCCAGGGTCTCCACACACTCCCTTCCACCGCGGTTGGGGCCTCCAGAAGTCTTCACAGCCTTTCCCTCTGCCTGGCTCACACACTCTCCTGAACTCCCGGGTCGGGGGGCACCCCACACTGGGCCCCCGGCCACCCTGTACTGACTGTTCCATCTCGGCCTCTATTTCCCTGACTCCAAAACCTGCCCCGTCACCTTTATTTCTTCAGCCATCTCTCGATCCTCTCTCCACCTTTTTGCTTGAACCGTTTCCCTTGGCCTCAGCCCGCCCATAGTGACTTTAGCCCCATTGCCTGCATCTTCTGCCTCCCCTGGCCAGCCGCTTCCAGGAGCTAGGGCAGCTGGTCTCTCCTCAGGAACTACCCCTCCAGCCGCGTCCCACCCCCATCCAACTTCCCACCTCCACAGATTTTATGCCCCCACCTTGTCCCCTGGCAGCCTCTCCTCTCCTGGCCCCTGAactcttctcctccctttcctcccaaggAAACACGCCCTAAACTGTCACCGAATGAAGCCTGCTCTGTTCAGTGTCCTGTGTGAAATCAAGGAGAAAACCGGTACGTGGGCGCCCCTCTGGCTCTCACCTCTGGGGACTGCACTCTGCTCGCTGAGGGCTCAGAGTTTGACGCCGCCGTGAGGAAAGTGAGACCCGGGGAGGCTGCTCGGAAAGGAGAGGGGACGGAACCGAAGCCTGGAGGCCTGGGCCTTCGAGGGACTCTCGAAGCCCGGAACGCTGGGTGAGGGGATCTGGGGGCCTCACGTGTCCGCTTGCCTCCCGCTAGGCCTTAGCATCCGGAGCTCCCAGGAGGAGGAGCCCGTGGACCCGCAGCTGATGCGCTTGGACAACATGCTCCTGGCAGAAGGTGTGGCTGGACCAGAGAAGGGGGGCGGCTCTGCAGCCGCAGCCGCAGCGGCCGCCGCCTCCGGAGGTGGCGTGTCCCCTGACAACTCCATCGAACACTCGGACTACCGAAGCAAGCTCGCCCAGATCCGACACATCTACCACTCGGAGCTGGAGAAGTACGAGCAGGTGAGGAGAGGAGGCCCCCTGAGCCAGAGACGTGCACTCTGGAGGCCGCCCCAAGCCACAGGCCCCTCACCGGCCCACCCGCCCCTGCAGGCATGCAATGAGTTCACGACCCACGTCATGAACCTGCTGAGGGAGCAGAGCCGCACTCGCCCCGTGGCCCCCAAGGAGATGGAGCGCATGGTCAGCATCATACATCGCAAATTCAGTGCCATCCAGATGCAGCTGAAGCAGAGCACCTGCGAGGCCGTCATGATCCTGCGTTCTCGCTTCCTGGACGCCAGGTGGGGCTCAGGGACCCCTGAGCCCGGCCCCAGCACCCGGCTGCCTCCCATACCTCTCCAGGGCTGCGGGGCTCCCATGTTGCCCGACGGGGACACGCTATGACGACGGTGCTTCCCGGACTCCCGTGGCGcactcatctctcctctctctttgtaGACGGAAACGCCGCAACTTCAGCAAACAGGCCACCGAGGTCCTGAATGAGTACTTCTACTCCCACCTGAGTAACCCTTATCCCAGTGAGGAGGCCAAAGAGGAGCTCGCCAAGAAGTGTGGCATCACCGTCTCTCAGGTACTCTGCTGGGGGCGGGCGCGGGGCGGCGAGTAACGGGCTGAGAGTTCTCGGGTGTTCTTGGGGAGGGGGTCCTGGAGAAAGGGGTTCTGCCTGACCCTCTCTGCCCAACACTGCAGGTTTCCAACTGGTTTGGTAACAAACGAATTCGCTACAAGAAAAATATCGGGAAGTTCCAAGAGGAGGCAAATATCTATGCTGTGAAGACCGCTGTGTCAGTCGCCCAGGGGGGCCACAGCCGCACCAGCTCCCCAACGCCCCCTTCCTCTGCGGGTGAGCCCCCTGCCATTCCAGCTGGTTGATTTGATGCAGACAGCAAGGAGGACTTTTGGGGGTGATGAGGGCAAGGGAAGGGGCCCTTAGTgggtggtcaggggaggttccgAGCAGCCTGACCTGAGGGTGGGACACTTCTCCACGTGCACTCAGTAGCTTTCAGAGGGTCGTGTTCCTCTCCTGTCTACCACAGGCGGTCCCTGTGCTCTTTTCtgactctctctctgctctcccaaGGCTCTGGCGGCTCTTTCAATCTCTCAGGATCCGGAGACATGTTTCTGGGGATGCCCGGGCTCAACGGCGATTCCTACTCTGCCTCCCAGGTTAGGAGCCCCCCCTCTTCTCTTGGCTCTGCTGCGAGCACGTTTGGGGCAGCGGGCACAGGGGCCACTGCCAGTGCTGAGGTCGGCAACTTTGTGGAGTCCGTTatgcctgccccacccccaagcgTACAAGGCCTGCCTCAGGCTTCCATGTGTCAAGCCTGTCTTTGTGCCCTGCAGGTGGAATCACTCCGACACTCAATGGGGCCAGGGAGCTACGGGGATAACCTCGGGGGAGGCCAGATGTACAGTCCACGGGAAATGCGGGTGAGTGAGTCACCCACGGGACCTGTCTCCTGGTGAGAGCCTTCGTGTCTCACCCGGATCAGAGTGGGACCCCACACAGGGTTCCCCATTTCCTGactttcattctctcttttccAGGCCAATGGCGGCTGGCAGGAGGCTGTGACCCCATCCTCAGTGACATCCCCAACAGAGGGCCCGGGAAGTGTTCACTCTGACACCTCCAACTGACCTTGCCCCTCAAGGTCACGGGGCTGGGGGCTCCCACCAGGCAACTCTTGAGGAGGACTTGGGCATCTAAAGGACAAACCCCGACCGAAGCACAAAACGGAGCAGGGCGAAATGGGGTCGTGCCCTCCCCAACTAGACACTCAGTGCTGGGGTGCTGACTACATAGCAGGGAAAGTGGGGTGtcccccttttttctctcttttttgtcttttccctcTCACATAGAAAACAGATATCTGTttctcagatctctctctctctctttcgctctctctctctctcaaatctaTACCAACATACAACTATTCGTTTGTGTCTGGGCTCCCTACTTTCTGTTCCCCACCCCACTTAAATACTCTGGAATCTGGAGATGTCAGCCCTGCCCAACCCAGAGATGCCAAAAATGGGGACTCCTGGACAGAGGCCCTGGAccaacaccccaccccccatgcacCCCACCTTCTGCCCCTCCAGACGGCTTTATTACCTCATACGCAGCTCATCTGAAACCAATAGAATCGCTCGGTGGACAGGAGTGTCTGACTCAAGCTATCTACCTCGGAGGGAGTTTCTGCTACTTTAGAAAATTGTTGGCTGGGCTTTGGagttgtttttgggtttttttggtttttggttttttgtttttttttttttttcagttttgttttaaaaaaaacaaaaaacaccaaaaaaaaaaaaaaaaacctgggatctatctgtattttttttcttattgtttttgttggtaGTGGTGATCCTTAATTTTTAATAGTTTGAAGAAGTAGGGatttcggtgtgtgtgtgtgtgtgtgtgggtgtgtggttttttgttttttgggtttttttttttttaataaactgatttatttttgtttacccATGTGAGAAGAGCCAAAGGGGCCAGTCAGAACAAACAACTGGTGGTGGCTGCTGGCCCCAGGCCTACCAATGGGCAAGTGGATTTTGCAGGACACCATGTCTTCACCCTGGTCACTTCGGTGTTCTCAGCTTGTGCAAGCAAACCTCTGCTGTATTGGGGGGCATGCCACCCCTCTAGcctcctgtctcccccccccccataaccTTTGGGCAAGGCTGGACTAAACtcaatgcttttttaaatttttctttttaaacgaTTTGCAGAGTGGAGAATGAAAGCGGAGGGTGCTCTTGCCAAATACGCCAATTATGGGCTGGGTGCTGACATGAGTGTCTCCCCAGTTTCCCAGAAATAAGTGtttctgctcatttttttttaaatctcatgcCAAAATCAACGGGGTGGGGAGACAAGGGAGGCCACAGAACGCCAAGTATGAGGGAAGGTATAAACACCATCTCGTCTCAGCCCTGAGCCCTTCTCTCTGACCCTCTGGAACATCCTCAGGATCTTCAAGACTGTCACAGTGGGGACCTCTCCCATCAAAGACCCCGGCAGCACTGAGGGAGAGTGACAACGGGGTGCTGGGAGGCAGGGCCAGGGCCAGTTCTCTCCTCACTTGTAAACTTGTAGattcacagagaaaaacaaaactgcagttTTAAataaagagatttcttttttccctggGTTTAGTTGagaattcttttttcaaaaaaacaaaaaaccaaacactagaccctcccccacaaaaaaaaaaagaacaattcttaCAAAACCACAACAGGTTTCTGTCCTGTCTTCACTACAAAGATCCCAGGATGACAACAGACCAGGCTGAACCATGTTGCTAGCAATCTGCCCTCTCTGTATGGGACTGATGGGACATGGGGGGCCAGAGGAAATGAGACCCTTAGCAGTGTACAACCCTATTCCAGGAGAGGCTGTGTCCAGAGACTGGCAGTGCCCTGGGGTGGGGTGAGATTGCTGCTTCTAGTACCTGAAGGACTCTTGTCACATAGGCAGGAATTCCTGGCATTCTCTGTGACGGGACCTGGGGGAAGGGTAGAGGGTGCAAGCTCCACCTAGGACAGTGGCCACAGCCGGGGAACGGGCAGACAGAACCAGGAGCCTGCGAAGAAAGCATGATGCCAACAGAGGCAGCAGCTGGAGCCTGGGTGCTGGTCCTTGTTCTGTGGGGTGAGCAGCTCCCAGCCCCAATGACCCTGCCCTTAGCagtccacctcccatctccccaggACCTCCCTTCTCCCTAGACATTTCCTCAAATTTCCAAAGCCCCTCACCCACCCTGCCCTGCACTCATTAGCTCCACCTCTCCCCTTCTGCCCTCTACCACGATGCTACCACCCAGGAGCCGTAGTTGGTGGTCAGAACATCACAGCCCGAATTGGAGAGCCGCTTGTGCTGAGCTGTAAGGGAGCCCCTAAGAAGCCACCCCAGCAGCTAGAATGGAAACTGGTAAGCAGTGTTGCCCCCGCTTGGTCACTCAACCCCAGGAGTCATCCTTGAAGATCCCCAGAACCCCTCCCTGTCTGGTCAGCCCTTCCCCTAAGAGCCTGGACCACTTAGGCTTTTCTTCTCTTGCAGAACACAGGCCGGACGGAAGCCTGGAAGGTCCTGTCTCCCCAGGGAGGACCCTGGGACAGCGTGGCTCGAATCCTACCCAACGGTTCCCTCCTCCTTCCAGCTATTGGAATCGTGGATGAGGGGACTTTCCGGTGTCGGGCAATAAACAAGCGCGGAAAGGAGATCAAGTCCCACTACCGTGTCCGAGTCTATGGTAAGGGTTCCGAAGCCTTGGCTAAGTCACTTTTCATTGAAGAAAAAGCCTTCTTTTACCCCCTTGACTCTTGGCCCTGGTATACCCTGATCTCCACTGCCCGGTTCCCATGCCTGGAGTGTGAGAACCCTCAAAAGGCAGCTGCTGATTGGACTTTCCCTGTAGAGATTCCTGGGAAGCCAGAAATTGTGGATCCTGCCCCTGAACTCACAGCTGGCGTCCCTAGTAAggtacaggaaaacaaaacagggagGGTACTTTGAACGCAGCTGTGCGCCTGCCTACATGGTGTCCACAGAGTCAGAGGGTGAGGTCTCCATCTTTTCCTCCAGGTGGGTACCTGTGTGTCAGAGGGAGGCTACCCTGCAGGGACCCTTAGCTGGCACTTGGACGGGAAACCCCTGATTCCTGATGGCAAGGGTGAGTCCCTGTGTGCCCTGTCCCCAACTGCCTTTCCCGGGATGTTCTTCCTCAAGCTTCTGAGAGTTTGGCTTTGTCCTACCCACTACAGGGATCATCGTGAAGGAAGAGACCAGGAGACACCCTGAGACAGGGCTCTTCACACTGCAGTCAGAGCTGACTGTGACCCCAGCCCCAGGAGGAGCCGCCCATCCTACCTTCTCATGCGGCTTCAGTCTGGGCCTTCCGAGGCACAGACCCTTGAACACAGCCCCCATCCAGCCCCGTGTCAGGGGTGAGCAGGGCCTAGTCTGGCTGTGTGGGAGGCAGGGGTCAATCCCAGGGCCATCGGCCTGCTTTCAGGTTTGCGGATGGAACTAGTGCTTATCCCCGCCCAGAGCCCGTGCCTCCAGAGGGGATTCAGCTGTTGGTTGAGCCAGAAGGTGGAATAGTCGCTCCTGGTGGGAAAGTGACTCTGACCTGTGTCATCCCTGACCAGCCCCCTCTTCAGATCCACTGGATAAAGGATGTGAGTGGCCCAGAAggcctgagagctgggaaacgGTGACAGGCAGTGGGCGGCCTGAGAGCTGGGCTGAAAACACAGAATGACTGGCTGTGGAAATGAAGGCAACAGTCCAGGATGTGTGGACCGGGGGTTCCTAACCATTTCCTGTCCCTCTTTCCCCACCAGGGTACACCCCTGCCCCTTGCCTCCAGCCCTGTGCTGCTTCTCCCTGAGGTAGGGCATAAGGATGAGGGTATCTACAGCTGTGTGGCCACCCATCCTAGCCACGGGCCGCAGGAAAGCCCCCCTGTCAGTATCAGCACCTCAGGTAACTCTCCCCCCCGAATTCCGGGGACCCTGGGGATGAGGTGAGGCGCGCCACATGCCTTAGACACCACGGTCCCCAAGAGAcatgccacccctcccccagtgcCCCCAACACCCAGGCCTCTTCCGCTCCACCACAATCCTGTCCGGAGAGACTCCATCCTGTCCACTAACTGAAGGGAGATGCCACTGGGCCTCCCACTGGGCAGCCCCACCCAAGCTCAAGTCTTCCCTCAGACTACTCTTTGTCTTCCAGAAACAGGCGAGGAGGGGCCAGCTGCAGGTGAGGGGCTGGACTAAAGTCAGAGGGAGGTGTATGACCGCGGCACGTGCTGGTGACTGGTGTACAGTCAACAGGGGAGGAGTGGCGTGTGCTGGAGCTGTGTCCTCCCTGTGTCCCTACAGGCTCTGTGGGTGGGTCTGGGCTGGGAATGCTAGCCCTGGCCCTGGGGATCCTGGGAGGCCTGGGAATAGCCACCCTACTCATTGGGGCCATCCTGTGGAGAAAACGGCAatccagaggagaggagaggtgagccAAAGACACTTACTGGGGGCTTCCAGGCAGCAAGTGAGAGCTGTCGGGGTGGCCAGCAGAAGGCTAGAAAACTGTTCCTTCTCAGGAAGGCCCCCGAAAACCCGCAGGACGAGGAGGAACGCGCAGAGCTCAATCAGTCAGAGGACGCCGACGCAGCAGAGAACGGTGCAGGAGGACCTTAGCCGAGCCCAGAGCGCGTTCACATTGCTTCCTGAGTTGCGCTGGCCCCACGACCCATGTATGAGCCCTTCTCCACCTCAGCACACTTCCACAAGCAGAGCCCACCCAACCCATGCTGAGTAAACACCTAACACTCGTTGCCTActgttgtctgtgtgtgagagaagcAACCTcacccctgcatccctgggagCCCTGCAGGGGAGGGGCTCACTGCACGCCTCCCACCATACCGAGCATCTATTCAGGCTGGATGGAAGAGGTGCCTGtccaggaagaagggaaggattGGGGAGACTTCCCaacaatatatttcattttttttattgaatttgtaATAAAGGAGGTAGCCAGGGGCGGAAAGGACACAATTAGAGTCAGAACTCATATCAGACAGTGGGGAgaggaaaattaaattaaatcaacaAGTGGAGGAGTCGGGGAAAGCCCACCTTTAAACATCCAATCAAGAAGTCTGGGGGGGGGGACAAAGGAGAACTGGGCCCCTGTCTCCAGGGTGTCCCCCTTCAGGGCGGGGATGGCTGTGCCTCCAGGCCAGCAGGGCAGAGCCGCAGGCACTCCCGACCCAGGCTCACTCGTCACTCCTTCCCACTGCCCCCTGAGGGAGGCCTCAGCTAACAGACATAGGTCATGGGAGTGAGGGGTGGTCCAAAAGCAAGGCGGGGCCAGCAGGGACCCCAATACTGATTCTCCTCTAGCTGGAGGTGGGCAGGGGAGACACAG from Cricetulus griseus strain 17A/GY chromosome 1 unlocalized genomic scaffold, alternate assembly CriGri-PICRH-1.0 chr1_0, whole genome shotgun sequence includes the following:
- the Pbx2 gene encoding pre-B-cell leukemia transcription factor 2 isoform X2, with protein sequence MDERLLGPPPPGGGRGGLGLVGGEPGGPGEPPGAGDPGGGGGGVPGGRGKQDIGDILQQIMTITDQSLDEAQAKKHALNCHRMKPALFSVLCEIKEKTGLSIRSSQEEEPVDPQLMRLDNMLLAEGVAGPEKGGGSAAAAAAAAASGGGVSPDNSIEHSDYRSKLAQIRHIYHSELEKYEQACNEFTTHVMNLLREQSRTRPVAPKEMERMVSIIHRKFSAIQMQLKQSTCEAVMILRSRFLDARRKRRNFSKQATEVLNEYFYSHLSNPYPSEEAKEELAKKCGITVSQVSNWFGNKRIRYKKNIGKFQEEANIYAVKTAVSVAQGGHSRTSSPTPPSSAGSGGSFNLSGSGDMFLGMPGLNGDSYSASQVESLRHSMGPGSYGDNLGGGQMYSPREMRANGGWQEAVTPSSVTSPTEGPGSVHSDTSN
- the Ager gene encoding advanced glycosylation end product-specific receptor isoform X2; the protein is MMPTEAAAGAWVLVLVLWGAVVGGQNITARIGEPLVLSCKGAPKKPPQQLEWKLNTGRTEAWKVLSPQGGPWDSVARILPNGSLLLPAIGIVDEGTFRCRAINKRGKEIKSHYRVRVYEIPGKPEIVDPAPELTAGVPSKVGTCVSEGGYPAGTLSWHLDGKPLIPDGKGIIVKEETRRHPETGLFTLQSELTVTPAPGGAAHPTFSCGFSLGLPRHRPLNTAPIQPRVREPVPPEGIQLLVEPEGGIVAPGGKVTLTCVIPDQPPLQIHWIKDGTPLPLASSPVLLLPEVGHKDEGIYSCVATHPSHGPQESPPVSISTSVPPTPRPLPLHHNPVRRDSILSTN
- the Ager gene encoding advanced glycosylation end product-specific receptor isoform X1 — translated: MMPTEAAAGAWVLVLVLWGAVVGGQNITARIGEPLVLSCKGAPKKPPQQLEWKLNTGRTEAWKVLSPQGGPWDSVARILPNGSLLLPAIGIVDEGTFRCRAINKRGKEIKSHYRVRVYEIPGKPEIVDPAPELTAGVPSKVGTCVSEGGYPAGTLSWHLDGKPLIPDGKGIIVKEETRRHPETGLFTLQSELTVTPAPGGAAHPTFSCGFSLGLPRHRPLNTAPIQPRVREPVPPEGIQLLVEPEGGIVAPGGKVTLTCVIPDQPPLQIHWIKDGTPLPLASSPVLLLPEVGHKDEGIYSCVATHPSHGPQESPPVSISTSETGEEGPAAGSVGGSGLGMLALALGILGGLGIATLLIGAILWRKRQSRGEERKAPENPQDEEERAELNQSEDADAAENGAGGP